One window from the genome of Pandoraea fibrosis encodes:
- a CDS encoding winged helix-turn-helix domain-containing protein, which yields MPVERRQRKAGRPEAASKVDIALSSDVHDTDALARELLAAAEALEAAGKAAAPAGVASYDVRVRIRDGDTPVFGPGRLTLLRAIDATGSISAAARRMGMSYRRAWLLVEAMNHEFREPLVTRHIGGVSGGGAQLTPFAQNLTAHYDTLIKEIRLLLDAHVPTFDAYLKGGKAVDPDEG from the coding sequence ATGCCAGTTGAGCGTCGTCAGAGGAAAGCGGGACGTCCAGAGGCGGCAAGCAAGGTCGATATCGCCCTGAGCTCGGACGTTCATGACACCGACGCCCTCGCACGCGAGTTGCTCGCCGCCGCCGAAGCGCTGGAAGCAGCGGGCAAGGCCGCAGCGCCTGCGGGGGTCGCGAGCTACGACGTGCGCGTGCGTATTCGCGATGGCGACACGCCGGTGTTCGGGCCGGGGCGTCTGACGTTGCTGCGTGCCATCGACGCGACGGGGTCGATTTCTGCGGCGGCGCGCCGCATGGGCATGTCGTACCGGCGGGCGTGGCTGCTCGTCGAAGCGATGAACCACGAGTTTCGCGAGCCGCTCGTCACGCGCCATATCGGCGGTGTGTCCGGTGGCGGTGCGCAACTCACGCCCTTCGCGCAGAACCTCACGGCACACTACGACACGCTCATCAAGGAAATCCGCTTGCTGCTCGACGCCCATGTCCCGACTTTCGACGCCTATCTCAAAGGCGGCAAGGCTGTCGACCCGGACGAGGGGTAA
- a CDS encoding TetR family transcriptional regulator → MARRTKEEAIETRNLLLDTAETVFAQKGVSRTSLADIAEAAGLTRGAIYWHFKNKIDLFNAMTDRIRLPMERMIDEECAESENGDPMERMHDICKLVLKETARNERRRRVLDILFHKCEYTNEMLSVLERQREACADGKQRIMRDMERAIERDQLPKNLDTRRAAIMLHALVVGMMSDWLFLPDYDLGAECDAVVDGFFDMLRTSPAMLRPAGKTPQVALA, encoded by the coding sequence ATGGCCCGCAGAACCAAAGAGGAAGCGATCGAGACCCGCAATCTGTTGCTCGACACCGCCGAGACGGTGTTCGCACAGAAAGGCGTGTCGCGCACATCGCTCGCCGACATCGCCGAAGCCGCCGGTCTGACCCGCGGCGCCATTTATTGGCACTTCAAGAACAAGATCGACCTGTTCAACGCCATGACGGACCGCATTCGTCTGCCCATGGAGCGCATGATCGACGAAGAATGCGCCGAGTCGGAGAATGGCGACCCCATGGAGCGCATGCACGATATCTGCAAGCTCGTCCTCAAGGAGACGGCGCGCAACGAGCGCCGCCGCCGCGTGCTCGACATTCTGTTCCACAAATGTGAATACACGAACGAGATGCTCTCCGTGCTCGAGCGCCAGCGCGAGGCGTGCGCCGACGGCAAGCAACGCATCATGCGCGACATGGAACGCGCCATTGAGCGCGATCAGTTGCCGAAAAATCTCGATACCCGTCGCGCAGCGATCATGCTGCACGCGCTTGTGGTCGGCATGATGTCGGACTGGTTGTTCCTGCCCGACTACGACCTGGGTGCGGAATGCGATGCCGTCGTCGACGGCTTCTTCGATATGCTGCGCACGAGCCCGGCGATGCTGCGCCCGGCGGGCAAAACGCCACAAGTCGCCCTCGCCTGA
- a CDS encoding molybdopterin-dependent oxidoreductase: MTLERKPGNASPSAPVVRDGEAILHEARALVKRRVAEPSRRAFLTRTLSLGGVALLSGCSLDDNPSVESALDKISRWNDRVQAALFRQDVLAPTFPASSITRPFPFNAFYSMDEAPVVDAADYQLELSGLIADKAPWRLDALRDFASPRAAEQITRHVCVEGWSAIGRWGGVTFSDFLRRIGADTTARYVGFKCADDYYTSIDMPTALHPQTLLAFTYDGQTLPREYGFPMKLRIPTKLGYKNPKHIRAIFVTNTYPGGYWEDQGYNWFGGS; the protein is encoded by the coding sequence ATGACCCTCGAACGAAAACCAGGCAACGCGTCGCCGAGTGCGCCAGTCGTGCGCGACGGTGAAGCGATTCTCCATGAAGCGCGTGCGTTGGTGAAACGCCGCGTGGCCGAGCCCTCGCGCAGAGCTTTCCTGACCCGCACGTTGTCGCTCGGTGGCGTGGCGTTGCTCTCGGGATGTTCGCTCGACGACAACCCCAGCGTGGAGTCGGCGCTCGACAAGATATCGAGATGGAACGACCGAGTGCAGGCTGCGCTGTTCCGTCAGGACGTGCTGGCGCCGACGTTCCCGGCATCGAGCATCACCCGGCCGTTCCCGTTCAACGCCTTCTATTCGATGGACGAGGCCCCGGTGGTCGACGCCGCCGATTATCAACTGGAATTGTCGGGACTGATTGCGGACAAGGCGCCGTGGCGGCTCGACGCACTTCGCGACTTCGCCAGTCCGCGAGCGGCAGAGCAGATCACGCGTCATGTCTGCGTGGAGGGATGGAGCGCCATCGGCCGCTGGGGCGGCGTGACGTTCTCCGACTTCCTGCGGCGTATCGGCGCCGACACGACGGCGCGCTACGTCGGTTTCAAATGCGCCGACGACTACTACACGAGTATCGACATGCCGACGGCACTGCATCCGCAGACGCTGCTCGCATTCACTTACGACGGCCAGACGCTGCCAAGGGAGTACGGCTTCCCGATGAAGCTACGTATCCCGACCAAGCTCGGCTACAAGAATCCCAAACATATCCGCGCGATTTTCGTGACGAACACCTATCCGGGCGGGTACTGGGAGGACCAGGGTTACAACTGGTTCGGCGGCAGTTGA
- a CDS encoding cytochrome b/b6 domain-containing protein, with amino-acid sequence MSSLTKSVPPAAQPPVRSRPVQPGWLRVTHWLNVLAVLVMVTSGWRIYNASPIFGFRIPNEITLGGWLGGALRWHFAAMWLLAANGLIYLLVNLASGRLSRRFFPLTLRGVLRDAFAALRGRLAHDDPRQYNHVQRAAYLFAVLDLVLLVASGLAIWKPVQLGWLCTLFGGFQGARLVHFIAMAGLVAFVAVHVAMVALVPRTLRTMITGR; translated from the coding sequence ATGTCCAGTCTGACGAAGTCCGTGCCCCCGGCGGCACAGCCCCCGGTGCGGTCCCGGCCGGTACAGCCCGGTTGGCTTCGCGTCACCCATTGGCTGAACGTGTTGGCCGTGCTCGTGATGGTGACGAGCGGCTGGCGCATCTACAACGCGTCGCCCATTTTCGGTTTTCGCATCCCCAACGAGATCACGCTCGGCGGCTGGCTCGGTGGCGCGCTGCGCTGGCACTTTGCCGCCATGTGGCTGCTGGCGGCCAATGGGCTCATCTATCTGCTGGTCAATCTCGCCAGCGGCCGTCTGTCGCGCCGCTTCTTTCCGCTGACGTTGCGCGGTGTGTTGCGCGACGCCTTCGCCGCACTGCGCGGCCGTCTCGCGCACGACGATCCCCGGCAATACAACCATGTGCAGCGCGCGGCCTATCTGTTCGCGGTGCTCGATCTGGTGTTGCTGGTGGCGTCCGGACTCGCGATCTGGAAGCCCGTGCAACTCGGCTGGCTGTGCACGTTGTTCGGTGGTTTTCAGGGCGCGCGGCTGGTGCATTTCATCGCAATGGCGGGCCTTGTCGCATTCGTTGCCGTGCATGTGGCGATGGTGGCGCTGGTGCCTCGCACGCTGCGCACGATGATTACCGGACGCTGA
- the modC gene encoding molybdenum ABC transporter ATP-binding protein, with protein sequence MTVEVRLQHRFGDFRLDAEFAAGMGVTALFGPSGSGKSTVVNAVSGLLRPDTGRIVVGDDVLFDSMAGVALPTWRRRIGYVFQDSRLLPHLTVRQNLLFGRWLRRRDVAAAGTGAIALEHIVDVLNLGHLLSRRPGALSGGEKQRVGIGRALLSCPRMLLMDEPLASLDHARRLEVLDYLNRIRHELKLPVLYVTHSLDEVMRLADQVVLFKDGRTVSQGAPADVLNTHRDALDGASDTPGTVLETRIVAHDAHYGLTELAVNGSDTIRLRVPRASGEMGDACRILVRERDVAVATAPPVDTSVLNVLPARVITLRDLGDSVEVEAALTGDATGTTGTTLRARITRFSADQLQLTAGREVYLLIKSVALTR encoded by the coding sequence ATGACGGTTGAAGTTCGACTCCAGCATAGGTTCGGCGACTTCCGGCTCGACGCCGAATTCGCCGCAGGCATGGGCGTGACGGCACTGTTCGGGCCGTCGGGCAGCGGCAAGAGCACGGTCGTCAACGCCGTGTCCGGCCTGCTCAGGCCCGATACCGGACGAATCGTCGTCGGCGACGACGTCCTCTTCGACAGCATGGCAGGCGTGGCGCTGCCGACCTGGCGTCGTCGGATCGGCTACGTGTTTCAGGACTCGCGCCTGCTGCCGCATCTGACCGTTCGCCAGAACCTGCTCTTCGGCCGCTGGTTGCGCCGCCGCGATGTGGCCGCCGCCGGCACCGGCGCCATTGCGCTCGAACATATCGTCGATGTGTTGAATCTGGGACATCTGCTGAGTCGCCGTCCCGGCGCACTGTCGGGCGGCGAGAAGCAGCGCGTCGGCATTGGCCGTGCGTTGCTGTCGTGCCCGCGCATGCTGCTCATGGACGAGCCGCTCGCGTCGCTCGATCACGCCCGGCGCCTCGAAGTGCTCGACTACCTCAACCGCATTCGTCACGAGTTGAAGTTGCCGGTACTGTACGTCACACACTCGCTCGACGAGGTGATGCGGCTGGCCGATCAGGTGGTGTTGTTCAAGGACGGTCGTACCGTCTCGCAAGGTGCGCCGGCCGACGTGCTCAATACGCATCGCGACGCGCTCGACGGCGCCAGCGACACGCCGGGCACGGTGCTGGAGACACGCATCGTTGCGCACGACGCACATTACGGGCTGACGGAGCTTGCCGTGAATGGCAGCGACACGATTCGGCTGCGTGTACCGCGTGCGAGCGGCGAGATGGGCGATGCCTGCCGCATTCTCGTGCGCGAGCGCGACGTCGCCGTGGCCACGGCCCCCCCCGTCGATACCAGTGTGCTGAACGTGCTGCCCGCACGCGTGATCACGCTGCGCGACCTGGGCGATTCGGTGGAAGTGGAGGCAGCGCTCACCGGCGATGCCACAGGGACAACAGGCACAACGCTGCGCGCACGCATCACGCGCTTCTCGGCCGACCAACTGCAACTGACGGCGGGCCGCGAGGTGTACCTGCTGATCAAATCGGTCGCGCTGACCCGATAA
- a CDS encoding CoxG family protein: MELQNSRQLPVARDVAWIALNDPGVLRGCIPGCESLERVDDTTWTIVVAASLGPVSGRWTGRITLSDVIAPTSYTLNFDGLGSSAGHTRGKAAVTLQSQGPMNTLLTYDLKAQFGGEYAHLDAPQVDSAAHALADEFFRRLTVAIAPHHQLNDPVTTDGEVAAVLATRAPRDTSSARGKMARWWPWAVAVVILVLIVLWGNHAS, encoded by the coding sequence ATGGAACTGCAAAACAGCCGGCAGTTGCCGGTGGCACGAGACGTCGCATGGATCGCGCTGAACGACCCGGGCGTGCTGCGCGGGTGTATTCCGGGGTGCGAATCGCTCGAGCGTGTCGATGACACGACATGGACGATCGTCGTGGCCGCTTCGCTTGGCCCGGTGAGCGGGCGCTGGACGGGCCGCATCACGCTCTCGGACGTGATCGCGCCAACCTCTTACACATTGAATTTCGACGGACTGGGCTCGTCGGCCGGGCACACGCGCGGCAAGGCGGCAGTGACGTTGCAATCGCAAGGACCGATGAACACATTGCTGACGTATGACCTGAAGGCGCAATTCGGCGGCGAGTACGCCCATCTGGACGCCCCGCAGGTCGATAGCGCGGCCCACGCGCTCGCCGACGAGTTCTTCCGGCGCCTGACGGTGGCCATCGCCCCTCACCACCAACTCAACGACCCCGTGACCACCGACGGTGAAGTGGCGGCCGTCCTCGCAACGCGTGCCCCGCGCGATACGTCTTCCGCACGCGGCAAGATGGCGCGCTGGTGGCCGTGGGCGGTGGCGGTCGTGATCCTCGTGCTTATCGTGTTGTGGGGCAACCATGCCAGTTGA
- the modB gene encoding molybdate ABC transporter permease subunit, with protein sequence MSLSPEEWGIVELSLRIGLWGTLCSLPFAYAAAWLLARRHFPGKALLDAVLHLPLVLPPVVVGFALLVLFGAQGAIGKLLREWFNFTFAFRWTGAALAAGVMGFPLLVRAIRQALESSDTKLEQAAQTLGAGPWLTFFTVTLPLSATGVLHGFVLAFARALGEFGATITFVSNIPGQTQTLPLAIYTATQVPNGDALVWRLCAISVVLAVATLIFSEVLIRFGNRKALGYDG encoded by the coding sequence ATGAGTCTCAGCCCGGAAGAATGGGGCATCGTCGAACTCAGCCTGCGCATCGGCCTATGGGGCACGCTCTGCAGCCTGCCCTTCGCCTATGCCGCCGCCTGGCTGCTCGCTCGCCGGCATTTCCCCGGCAAGGCACTGCTCGATGCCGTCCTGCACTTGCCGCTCGTGCTGCCGCCGGTCGTCGTCGGCTTCGCGCTGCTCGTGCTGTTCGGTGCACAAGGCGCCATCGGCAAACTGCTGCGCGAGTGGTTCAATTTCACCTTCGCGTTTCGCTGGACGGGCGCCGCGCTCGCCGCCGGCGTGATGGGGTTCCCGCTGCTTGTGCGAGCGATCCGGCAAGCGCTCGAATCGTCCGACACCAAGCTGGAGCAAGCCGCGCAAACGCTTGGCGCAGGCCCGTGGCTCACCTTCTTCACAGTGACGCTACCGCTCAGCGCCACCGGCGTGCTGCACGGCTTCGTGCTCGCGTTCGCCCGTGCGCTCGGCGAGTTCGGCGCAACGATCACGTTCGTCTCGAATATTCCCGGACAGACGCAGACACTACCGCTCGCGATCTACACGGCCACTCAGGTACCCAATGGCGACGCGCTGGTCTGGCGTCTGTGCGCCATCTCGGTCGTGCTGGCCGTGGCGACGCTCATCTTCTCCGAAGTGCTGATCCGCTTCGGCAATCGCAAGGCGCTCGGCTATGACGGTTGA
- a CDS encoding efflux RND transporter periplasmic adaptor subunit yields MHVKRSSLGMVTAVALAVLTLAACGKKPQQPQGMVPEVGVVTLQPQNVTLTTDLPGRTSPFRVADVRARVDGIVLKRDFTEGGDVKAGQRLYKIDPATYQAAYDNAKATLAKAVANQASTKLLADRYKQLVAVEAVSKQDYDNAVASALQADADVQSGKAAVETARINLGYTDVPAPISGRTGLSQVTEGAYVQSGAATLMTTVQQIDPMYVDVTQSAAEGLRLRRSLADGKLQSAGKNAAKVELTLEDGTKYPLEGKLQFSDITVDQTTGSVTVRAIFPNPNRELLPGMFVHAKLQEGVKEGGLLVPQQGVTRDQKGQPTALIVNKEGKVELRQLVTDRAIGDKWLVSSGLAAGDQVIVSGLQKVRPGAPAKAVPAQQPGAAPAPAGASAPAAAAPASQASTASAANAQ; encoded by the coding sequence ATGCACGTCAAGAGAAGTTCACTGGGGATGGTCACGGCCGTGGCACTCGCGGTATTGACCTTGGCCGCGTGCGGCAAGAAGCCGCAGCAGCCGCAGGGCATGGTGCCGGAAGTCGGCGTCGTGACACTGCAACCCCAGAACGTAACACTGACGACCGACCTGCCCGGACGCACCTCGCCCTTCCGCGTTGCCGACGTGCGGGCGCGTGTCGACGGCATCGTGCTCAAGCGCGATTTCACCGAAGGCGGTGACGTCAAGGCAGGCCAGCGTCTGTACAAGATCGACCCGGCAACGTATCAGGCGGCTTACGACAACGCCAAGGCCACGCTGGCCAAGGCCGTCGCGAACCAGGCCTCGACCAAGCTGTTGGCCGATCGCTACAAGCAACTGGTCGCCGTCGAGGCTGTCTCGAAGCAGGACTACGACAACGCCGTCGCGTCTGCCCTGCAGGCCGACGCCGATGTGCAGTCCGGCAAGGCCGCGGTCGAAACGGCACGCATCAACCTCGGCTACACCGACGTGCCGGCTCCGATCTCGGGCCGCACCGGGCTGTCGCAAGTGACCGAAGGCGCTTACGTGCAATCGGGCGCCGCCACGCTCATGACGACCGTTCAGCAGATCGATCCGATGTACGTGGACGTGACGCAATCGGCCGCCGAGGGGCTGCGTCTGCGCCGTTCACTGGCCGACGGCAAGCTGCAAAGTGCGGGCAAGAACGCCGCCAAGGTCGAACTGACGCTGGAAGACGGCACGAAGTACCCGCTCGAAGGCAAGCTGCAGTTCTCCGACATCACCGTCGATCAGACGACCGGCTCGGTGACGGTGCGCGCGATCTTCCCGAACCCGAACCGCGAGTTGTTGCCCGGCATGTTCGTGCACGCCAAGCTCCAGGAAGGGGTGAAGGAAGGTGGTCTGCTCGTGCCGCAACAGGGCGTCACGCGTGACCAGAAGGGTCAGCCGACGGCACTGATCGTGAACAAGGAAGGCAAGGTCGAACTGCGTCAACTCGTGACCGATCGCGCGATCGGCGACAAGTGGCTGGTGAGTTCGGGCCTGGCAGCGGGCGATCAGGTGATCGTGTCGGGGCTGCAGAAGGTGCGCCCGGGTGCGCCGGCGAAGGCTGTGCCGGCACAACAACCGGGGGCGGCGCCGGCGCCGGCGGGTGCCAGCGCACCGGCCGCTGCGGCACCTGCCTCGCAGGCGAGCACTGCCTCGGCCGCCAACGCTCAATAA
- the modA gene encoding molybdate ABC transporter substrate-binding protein, with protein sequence MKAVVIASLKSQAPHKTGTMLRRVLGVAAVGASLLFAGHAAAQQVFAAASMKDALDDLSAAYTKETGKKPVLVYGASSTLARQIEKGAPADVFISADQDWMDYAQKHDLIDTGTRRNLLGNELVLIAPATTTGDIDLKSGADLDAKLGNGKLAMGDPAHVPAGLYGKAALEKLGIWSKVQGKVAAADNVRNALLLVARGEAPYGIVYKTDANAEKRVRIAGTFPADSHAPIVYPVAVTKQANRADADPFYKFLQTPTAQATFQRFGFSHP encoded by the coding sequence GTGAAAGCTGTCGTTATCGCTAGCCTCAAGTCCCAAGCCCCGCACAAGACCGGCACGATGCTGCGCCGCGTACTGGGCGTAGCCGCCGTCGGCGCAAGTCTGTTGTTTGCCGGCCACGCGGCGGCCCAACAAGTCTTCGCCGCCGCCAGCATGAAAGACGCGCTGGACGATCTGTCGGCCGCCTACACCAAGGAAACCGGCAAGAAGCCGGTGCTTGTGTATGGCGCCAGCTCGACGCTCGCGCGTCAGATCGAGAAAGGTGCGCCGGCCGACGTCTTCATCTCGGCCGACCAGGACTGGATGGACTATGCCCAGAAGCACGACCTGATCGATACAGGCACGCGTCGCAACCTGCTCGGCAACGAGCTGGTGCTGATCGCGCCGGCCACGACCACGGGCGACATCGATCTGAAGTCGGGCGCCGATCTCGACGCCAAGCTCGGTAACGGCAAACTCGCGATGGGCGATCCCGCTCACGTGCCGGCCGGTCTATACGGCAAGGCTGCGCTCGAGAAGCTCGGCATCTGGTCGAAGGTGCAAGGCAAGGTCGCCGCAGCGGACAACGTGCGCAACGCCCTGTTGCTGGTCGCCCGCGGCGAAGCGCCTTACGGCATCGTGTACAAGACCGATGCCAACGCCGAGAAGCGTGTGCGCATCGCCGGCACGTTCCCGGCCGACAGCCACGCACCGATCGTCTATCCGGTGGCCGTGACGAAGCAGGCCAACCGCGCCGATGCCGATCCGTTCTACAAATTCCTGCAAACGCCGACGGCACAGGCAACGTTCCAGCGCTTCGGCTTCAGCCATCCGTAA